The Patescibacteria group bacterium genome includes the window GGTATCGGCTTGCACGCGCAGCGCTTCGCATGCGCAAGGCGCCATCTCAGCCGTTGTGCTTCCGTTGGTCCGCCCGCTGGCGGATTTGGCATCTTATGTTTCAAGCGCCAAGATTTACTAAGGGGCATACTATTGGCGTAGATTATTATGTAAGCTGTTCGTCAACGAGTTGTCGGATTTTGTCTTTATAATATTTGACGTAGTGATTGTCCAAGAGCGGCAAGTATTCGATTTGGAGTTCTTTGGGGAGATGGAAAAAGTCGGAGTGAATGGTTTTACGACAGCGCTTTGCTCCGCAATTGCACTGCCAGACGACGTCGCCGATGCCGTTGATGCAGTAGTCGCCCGTCACTTCTTCATCCTTCGCAATCGGGCGCAGGGCAAAGACGTAGCGGATACCGTGTATCGTTTTCACAAAGGTATTGGGGTCGCATGAATGGTTGATATGCCGTTCCGGCTCCTGCATATAAATCACCGTGCTGTCGGGGAACCAATCGCAGTGGGTGTCGGTTTCTCCCTTGTCCGTGCGCAATGGATTGTCGTCAGTCACGATGCGCGAATCATCGATGGCGAGCACGATCTCGCCTTTTGCGATTGTCTGCTTCGTAAACACTCCCTTGCCTTGGATTTTGGAATCAGCTACGTAGACTTTGGACATATGTATTAACGGGTAATGGAATTCAATTGTGTTTGCGCATTCCATAAAAGCGGTTTTGTTTTTTCTATCCATTCAAGCGCGAACGTTTCGCTTTTCCCCCGATAGAGCCACCACTGCCATTTTTCAAGAAGTTTTAAGAATATGCACGCCTGCAATGCCGATTCATTATAAGGGGATTCAGACTGGTAACCACGCGCCAATGCAGTGAGCGATCTTTGATCGCCCGTTGCGATCATCGCCCAGACACACGCAATTGCCAGATCGATGAGCGGGTGCGAGATTTTCGGATCAGGGTCAAAAAATGTAATTGTTTCAATGCCAAACGTGTTGTGTACCCCTGGATCGTCGTGGATGAGAGATGGCTGTGTTCCCGATCGCAAGTCATTCTCTACGAGTGTGATGGCAATTGAGATAAGGTGTTTCTCATTTGTGGTTAATAATTTTTCTGCAGTCAACAGCTCTTGCTTTTCAGGAGTAATCATTGACTCTATTTCTTCCCTGAACGTTGGGTGCTGCCCTTTGAAATTATCCACATCAACAACATCGCCAAAATCTATACCCTTTGCCCGGTGCATGAGAGCGAGCCCATTGCCCAATTTTTCATATACGGACAGTTGGTACTTCTTCGACTCACGCAGAATATCTTCGGTGGTTCCTGTAGGTATGTATTCAAGTATTGCGACACATGCATCGAAATCACTATTCGGTTTGATTAATTCCAGCACCTTGATCACCCTTGCTCCCACTTCGTGCCAGCGCTGTAAGAATGCAACTTCGATCAGTAGCTTTTGGGGATCAGAAATTGATTTAACGATATACGTTCCACTTTTGTCCCTTACCTTGCACACCACAGAGCCGACGTTTTGCCCAGTATAAAAGCATTCGACCACAAACGACTCTTTGTCCAAAAAACTATGTAATGGCAATTGTCCTATGATCTTAGGAAACGTTTTCCGGAATTTCTTCTCAAGAGGAGACATCCACTCGAGGGTTTCTGGGTTGTCAGCAAGCGTCGTGTGCATGTGGTTCAATTATTTATTTCGCGACTGATATCTTCGTGAGTATTTCATCAATACATTTCTCAAGCGGCCTGGTCGCGTCAATCACTGTGCCATGATCGAATTTCGCAGTTTGATTATACACCGCCCGGACCGCGTCTTCACCGTGTGGGGGGTTTCTTTTCGCGTCTCGTGCAATGCAGATCTCCACGGGCGCTTTCAAGGTGAAGACGTAGTGGGGGAAGACGAGGCGCTTGATTAAATCTTCAATCTGGGATTTCCAATAAAAATTGCCATCAAAAATGACGGGCATGCTGTCATCTAAAGCCTGCTTCGCTTGGGGAGCAATTATTTCATTCACTTTCAGGAAACTCTTTTGCGAGATATAACCGTCTTCGTGGTCATAGGTTAGGTTATGGGCTTCAAGTACGTTATCAACTTGAAAGCATTTAGCATTCAATTCCTTCGCAAGCGTTTCCGCCACAGTCGTCTTCCCACATCCCAACGGGCCTCGGATAATAATGAAGTAATTCATCAAGGTTTTTGTCTTATGCT containing:
- a CDS encoding SET domain-containing protein-lysine N-methyltransferase, translating into MSKVYVADSKIQGKGVFTKQTIAKGEIVLAIDDSRIVTDDNPLRTDKGETDTHCDWFPDSTVIYMQEPERHINHSCDPNTFVKTIHGIRYVFALRPIAKDEEVTGDYCINGIGDVVWQCNCGAKRCRKTIHSDFFHLPKELQIEYLPLLDNHYVKYYKDKIRQLVDEQLT
- a CDS encoding AAA family ATPase, with amino-acid sequence MNYFIIIRGPLGCGKTTVAETLAKELNAKCFQVDNVLEAHNLTYDHEDGYISQKSFLKVNEIIAPQAKQALDDSMPVIFDGNFYWKSQIEDLIKRLVFPHYVFTLKAPVEICIARDAKRNPPHGEDAVRAVYNQTAKFDHGTVIDATRPLEKCIDEILTKISVAK